In one Corallococcus sp. EGB genomic region, the following are encoded:
- a CDS encoding glycoside hydrolase family 6 protein, whose translation MRTPRSVRRLSFVPLLALAACGPAAPVTPDVLALTAQEAALTELLTNGTFDSGTVAPWWGNASTQSFVEGGRWRVDVAANTANPWDAIVGQSGLTLAGGTTYTLAFTATATAAITARATVQQEVAPYTATLTQSFTLDGTSRRFSFPFTSSFSSGQGQVTFQLGGRANAVTVRLDDISLTTESGTGSGPVAMTSGFYVDPNSNPAVWARNNSGDGRASRVNASIASKPMARWFGNWNGDIAQAVSSFVAAADAADKLPVLVAYNIPGRDCGSHSGGGAGSAEAYRAWIAAFAAAIGNRPAVVIVEPDAVAQLDCLPSDAERTTRLGLIRYASEQLRDRAPNTWTYLDGGNARWIGADTMAQRLESAGVRNVRGFALNVSNFYPTAETNTYGNAVNAALSSRYGYTRQFVVDTSRNGNGSNGEWCNPAGRKLGVPSQTGGGAEMLLWVKTPGDSDGQCGIAPSTPAGQFSPDLANRLIDGI comes from the coding sequence ATGCGTACTCCCCGTTCCGTGCGCCGGTTGTCGTTCGTTCCGCTGCTCGCGCTCGCGGCCTGTGGCCCGGCCGCGCCCGTCACTCCGGATGTTCTGGCCCTGACGGCACAGGAGGCCGCGCTCACGGAGTTGCTCACCAACGGCACGTTCGACTCCGGCACGGTGGCGCCGTGGTGGGGCAACGCCAGCACGCAGTCGTTCGTGGAGGGCGGCCGGTGGCGCGTGGACGTGGCGGCGAACACGGCCAACCCATGGGACGCCATCGTCGGACAGAGCGGCCTGACGCTCGCGGGCGGGACGACGTACACGCTGGCGTTCACCGCCACCGCCACGGCAGCCATCACCGCGCGCGCCACCGTGCAGCAGGAGGTGGCGCCGTACACGGCCACGCTTACGCAGTCCTTCACGCTGGACGGCACGTCGCGCCGGTTCTCCTTCCCCTTCACGTCCTCGTTCTCGTCGGGGCAGGGGCAGGTGACGTTCCAGCTGGGCGGCCGCGCCAACGCCGTCACCGTGCGGTTGGATGACATCTCGCTCACCACGGAGAGCGGCACCGGCTCCGGCCCGGTGGCGATGACGAGCGGCTTCTACGTGGACCCCAACTCCAACCCGGCGGTGTGGGCGCGCAACAACAGCGGTGACGGCCGGGCGTCGCGCGTCAACGCGTCCATCGCGTCGAAGCCGATGGCGCGCTGGTTCGGCAACTGGAACGGCGACATCGCCCAGGCGGTGTCCAGCTTCGTGGCCGCGGCGGACGCGGCGGACAAGCTGCCCGTGCTGGTGGCCTACAACATCCCCGGCCGCGACTGCGGCAGCCACTCCGGCGGTGGCGCGGGCAGCGCGGAGGCCTACCGAGCATGGATTGCCGCCTTCGCTGCGGCCATCGGCAACCGGCCGGCGGTGGTCATCGTGGAGCCGGACGCCGTCGCGCAGTTGGACTGCCTCCCCAGCGACGCGGAGCGCACCACGCGCCTGGGGCTGATCCGCTACGCCTCCGAGCAGCTGCGCGACCGTGCCCCCAACACCTGGACGTACCTGGACGGTGGCAACGCGCGTTGGATTGGCGCGGACACCATGGCGCAGCGCCTGGAGTCCGCGGGCGTGCGCAACGTGCGCGGCTTCGCCCTCAACGTCTCCAACTTCTACCCCACGGCAGAAACGAACACATACGGCAACGCGGTGAACGCCGCGCTGAGCAGCCGTTACGGTTACACGCGGCAGTTCGTCGTGGACACCAGCCGCAACGGCAACGGCTCCAACGGCGAGTGGTGCAACCCCGCTGGCCGCAAGCTGGGCGTCCCGTCGCAGACGGGAGGCGGCGCGGAGATGCTCCTGTGGGTGAAGACGCCGGGGGACTCGGATGGCCAATGCGGCATCGCCCCGAGCACGCCCGCCGGACAGTTCAGCCCGGACCTGGCGAACCGCCTCATCGACGGCATCTGA
- a CDS encoding DUF4440 domain-containing protein: MKRMFAGALVVAALGTMGCSGAKDAGPGAEAGAGTTRQSLEDLRAGLRVADQAMSDAAEKSGSAQAFADFAADDAVLMVDGAYAQKGKEAIRAWLAAHPLEAEGKVRWTPVRWDVSADGTLGYSLGNASVESGGTAVRPSGRYITAWKRQPDGQWRVAVAVRNAAKTAMTPPAGFTPSSTLPAAEPRALAPAQVLEEAKAADRAFSSQSTTEGMGKAFTAYAAEDAVLPLGSAGIFGREAIAKAYAPFTLEAIDLRWEPVLGDAAGSGDLAYTVGRAVATSKNDQGQPEVDHVKYLTVWRRQADGQWRYVTDGGNSSPGPQGP; encoded by the coding sequence ATGAAACGGATGTTCGCGGGCGCGCTCGTTGTCGCGGCGTTGGGGACCATGGGGTGCAGCGGGGCGAAGGACGCAGGGCCGGGCGCGGAGGCGGGTGCAGGCACGACGCGGCAGTCGTTGGAGGACCTGCGCGCGGGCTTGAGGGTTGCGGACCAGGCCATGTCGGACGCGGCGGAGAAGTCCGGTTCGGCGCAGGCGTTCGCGGACTTCGCCGCGGACGACGCGGTGCTGATGGTGGATGGCGCGTACGCGCAGAAGGGCAAGGAGGCCATCCGCGCGTGGCTGGCCGCGCATCCGCTGGAGGCGGAGGGCAAGGTGCGCTGGACGCCCGTGCGCTGGGATGTCAGCGCGGATGGGACGCTGGGGTACTCGCTGGGCAACGCGTCCGTGGAGTCAGGCGGCACGGCGGTGCGGCCCAGCGGGCGCTACATCACCGCGTGGAAGCGCCAGCCGGACGGGCAGTGGCGCGTGGCGGTGGCGGTGCGCAACGCGGCCAAGACGGCGATGACGCCGCCCGCGGGCTTCACGCCGTCGTCCACGCTGCCAGCCGCGGAGCCTCGCGCGCTCGCCCCCGCGCAGGTGCTGGAGGAGGCGAAGGCCGCGGACCGGGCGTTCTCCTCTCAGTCCACGACGGAGGGCATGGGCAAGGCCTTCACTGCTTACGCCGCGGAGGACGCGGTGCTGCCGCTCGGGTCCGCCGGCATCTTCGGCCGGGAGGCCATCGCGAAGGCATATGCGCCGTTCACGCTGGAGGCCATCGATCTCCGCTGGGAGCCGGTGCTGGGGGACGCGGCGGGCTCCGGTGACCTCGCGTACACGGTGGGGCGCGCCGTCGCCACGAGCAAGAACGACCAGGGCCAGCCGGAGGTGGACCACGTGAAGTACCTCACCGTCTGGCGCCGCCAGGCCGACGGCCAGTGGCGCTACGTCACCGACGGCGGCAACTCCAGCCCCGGTCCCCAGGGGCCGTGA
- a CDS encoding HNH endonuclease, which yields MTKAVFTTSEGSAYDDQPEVRYHFPRTYLRQVEAAVGELILYYEPRRASGPGSSNGRQAYFAVAKVRAVEEDRIQPGHFYALIEDFLEFDHPVPFREGDRYYEEALRKADGSTNKGAFGRAVRPLEDSEFELITRLGFRREYAPWELPTAGVAEPPPVYPERPLEQLVISRPFRDDAFRHNVRRAYSQTCAISGLRLINGGGRPEVQAAHIQPVASHGPDSVRNGLALTGTVHWMFDRGLVSVDDEHRVLLATRDVPEELGRLVQPHRQLRLPDRPEWRPHPSYLRWHREHVFKG from the coding sequence ATGACGAAGGCTGTCTTCACCACCTCGGAAGGCTCGGCGTATGACGATCAGCCCGAGGTGCGCTACCACTTCCCGCGCACCTATCTGCGGCAGGTGGAGGCCGCCGTCGGGGAGTTGATCCTCTACTACGAGCCTCGCAGGGCCAGCGGCCCCGGGAGCTCGAACGGACGGCAGGCGTATTTCGCCGTCGCGAAGGTCCGCGCCGTGGAAGAGGACCGGATACAGCCCGGCCACTTCTACGCACTCATCGAAGACTTCCTTGAATTCGACCACCCCGTGCCCTTCCGGGAGGGGGACCGCTACTACGAGGAGGCCTTGCGCAAGGCGGATGGCAGCACGAACAAGGGCGCGTTCGGCCGGGCCGTCCGGCCCCTGGAGGACTCGGAGTTCGAGCTCATCACGCGCCTGGGCTTCCGCCGCGAGTATGCCCCGTGGGAGTTGCCCACCGCTGGCGTCGCGGAGCCGCCTCCCGTCTATCCGGAGCGGCCGCTGGAACAACTGGTCATCTCACGTCCCTTCCGGGACGACGCCTTCCGGCACAACGTGCGCCGCGCCTACTCACAGACCTGCGCCATCTCCGGCTTGCGGCTCATCAATGGCGGCGGGCGGCCCGAGGTCCAGGCGGCGCACATCCAGCCCGTGGCGTCCCACGGCCCCGACTCGGTTCGCAACGGACTGGCCCTGACAGGCACGGTGCACTGGATGTTCGACCGGGGCCTCGTCTCCGTCGACGACGAGCACCGCGTCCTGCTCGCGACCCGCGACGTGCCCGAGGAGCTGGGGCGGCTCGTCCAGCCCCACCGCCAGCTGCGGCTGCCGGACCGGCCCGAATGGCGGCCCCACCCCAGCTACCTGAGGTGGCACCGCGAACACGTCTTCAAGGGCTGA